The Cyclobacteriaceae bacterium DNA segment GGATGGATTCAGAATTGTAACTCTACGCCTTTTACCTCAGCAGCAGAATTCAGCCCCAAGAAAGAAGACTACCCGTATTACATGGCCACCGAACCCGAGAACTTTAGAGGGGTGCATGCAATAAAAGTGCTAACCGGTAGCAGCGGATACACGCTTGATATGCTTTTACAAACCGCCTATGATCCTTACCTGCCTGCATTTGAAAAGCTGATACCCGGGCTGGTACAAGCTATTGATCAATCGGGTAAGAAATTTGCAAAGCTTAAGCCTGCTGTTGATGTGTTGCGTAATTGGGATATGCGGGTAACCAAAGAATCGGTGGCGATGACACTTGCTCATTACTATATTTCCATTTACTTACAGAAGGGCCCACGACCTGAAGGACTTACTATGATGGAGCGTGTAAATTATTTTGGAACGAGTACGCCTCATGAAGAACGACTGGCCATTTTTTCAGAAGTGATTGAAAAACTCACCACTGATTTTGGAACCTGGGAAATGCCCTGGGGTGAAGTGAATCGCTTTCAACGTTTGGATGGCGCCATCCAACAGAAGTTTGATGATAACAAGCCCAGTATCCCGGTCGGGTTGGCTTCCGGAAATTGGGGAGCGCTTGCTTCATACGGTGCGCGTGGTAATCAGGGAACAAAAAAAATATACGGTACCTATGGCAATAGCTTTGTAGCCGTGGTTGAGTTCGGTCCAAAGGTAAAGGCAAAAAGCATACTTGCCGGAGGCCAAAACAGTGATCCTGCTTCGCCTCATTTTACCGATCAGGCGCAGCGTTATGCCGATGTTGATTTTAAAGACGTGGCCTATTACCGGGAAGATGTGGAGAAACGGGCGAAGCGCACCTATCATCCTGGGCAAAAATAACAGTAGTGGATAACAGGAATTGTTAACTTTAGTTTATGAAAAAATTTGCCCTTCTATTCACAGGATTTTTTTTGTGTCTACTGCTTTCTTGCACAGATAGAAATCCAAAAGCCGACCGTATTATTTTAAACGCTGATATCTGGACAGGCGATCAATCCAATCCATCTGCGCAAGCCATGGCTATTGCCGGAGATTCGCTTTTGGCTGTCGTCAGCAATGCTGAAATTGAAAAGTACATAGGACCAAACACAGAGGTTATTGATCTAAACGGAGCATTTGTAACCCCCGGTTTTATCGATTCTCATGTGCACTTTTTAATGGGTGGCTTTAACCTCTCTGGTGTGCAATTACGTGACGCAAAAACTAAAGAGGAGTTTATTAGTCGTATTAAGGCTTTCGCAGAAACCGTGCCCGCTGGTACCTGGATTTTGGGTGGCGATTGGGATCATGAAAACTGGGGCGGTGAATTGCCAACACGGCAATGGATTGATGCCGTAACACCCGATCATCCGGTATGGATAACCCGGCTTGACGGGCATATGTCGTTGGCCAATACCGCAGCGTTAACAGCTGCCGGAGTTGATCGTGCTGTTAAAGATGTTGAAGGAGGTACCATTGTGCGTGATGCCAATGGAAACCTGACGGGTATTTTTAAGGATAACGCCACCAATATTGTCGACAGGCATGTACCTGAACCTTCACCTGAACAGGTGGATAACGCCTTGCAGGCAGCCATGAAATATGTGGCCTCGTTTGGGGTAACATCCGTTCATCATATGGCAGGGCACATAGATGCATTGGAACGGGCACGAAAAAGTAATAACATGATTACCCGCATCTATGCCATGTACCCGATCAGTCAATGGGAAGTATTAAATGAAAAGATAGCACGTGAAGGCAGGGGCGACAAGTGGCTGAAAGTTGGAGGCTTGAAAGGTTTTGTGGATGGCTCCTTAGGTTCACATACGGCAGCATTCTTTGAACCGTTTACCGATGCGCCAAGTGATACAGGGTTATGGGTGAACACACCCGAGCAATTATATACCTGGATAAGTGCAGCCGACAAAGCCGGACTGCAATTGATGGTACATGCGATTGGTGATCGGGCCATAAATACATTGCTGAATATTTATGAACGTGTAGAACGGGAAAACGGATCGAAGGACAGGCGTTTTCGAATTGAACATGCACAGCACATTGCTCACCAAGATATTCCCAGGTTTGCTGCGTTAAACGTTATTCCCAGTATGCAGCCGTATCATGCCATTGATGATGGGCGCTGGGCAGAGAAAGTAATTGGTCCGGAACGGATTAAAACGACTTATGCCTTTAAAAGTTTATTTGATGCAGGAGCAATGGTGGCATTTGGTAGTGACTGGTTTGTAGCTCCGCCAACACCGCTTGAAGGAATTTACGCGGCTGTTACCCGAAGAACCCTTGATGATCAAAATCCGGATGGTTGGGTTCCGGAACAGAAGATTACTGTTGAACAAGCGCTTATTGCCTATACACGAAATGCAGCATATGCCTCTTTTGATGAGAAGTTAAAGGGCACCTTAACTCCGGGCAAGCTAGCCGATTTTGTGGTATTGAGTGAGGACTTGCGCACCGTTGCTCCGGATCAAATCCGTAACGTTCGTGTGTTGAATACCTGGGTAGGAGGAAAGGAAGTGTTTCGTGCGGAATAATCGTGTTATTAAATTTAATGGCACATCATCACCACCATTCTTCTGGAAAAAATTTACGAGCAGCATTTCTCTTGAATGCTGGCTTTACCATTTTTGAATTGATTGGTGGATTTTATGTAAACAGTGTTGCCATCATTTCGGATGCCGTTCATGATTTGGGCGATTGCCTTTCGCTTGGAACCGCCTGGTACCTGGATGCTAAATCGAAAAAGGCCGCAAGTCAATCATTCTCTTTTGGTTACAGGCGCTTCTCCTTGCTGGGTGCGTTGATCAACAGTATTGTATTGATTATAGGTTCGGTTTTTGTGATTCAGGCTGCGATTGGCAGAATCCTTTCACCAGAATCTTCCAATGCCCAAGGCATGTTTGTTTTTGCGTTGGTCGGGGTGGCTGTTAACGGATATGCCGCATGGAAAACAAGTTCCGGAAAAACGCTTAATGAGCGCATTGTTACCTGGCATTTGCTTGAGGATGTACTCGGATGGGTTGCTGTCTTAATCGTTTCGGTGGTACTTATGTTTGTAGAAAACCACTACCTCGATCCGGCACTGTCGTTGGTCATAACACTTTTTATTCTGTGGAATGTAGGTAAGCGGTTAAAGGAAACCTTGTTCTTGTTTTTGCAGGGGCATCCGGTTGATATTAATCAGAAAGAAATTGAGGATAAGATACTGCAAATCGATTATGTCGATTCGTTACACCACACGCACATTTGGTCATTGGATGGTGAGCACCATGTGTTTACCACGCACGTCCGGCTTAAGTCGGGTGTTAGCATATCTGAATTGCTCATGGTAAAGAATCGAATCAAGGAACTCATGAAGAATTATCCCTTTGAGCATTTTACTATTGAAACCGAGTTGAATAATGAGTACTGTGCTCTTGAATAATGTAGAATAAAATCCGTCTCAAAACACTATGACCTTAGAACATGTTGCCATTTGGACGCAAAACCTCGAACAGTTAAAGGATTTTTACGTGACGTATTTCGGAGGTTTACCAAATGAAAAATATAACAACCCACAAAAGCAATTCAGTAGCTATTTTATTCGCTTTAAATCTGGTGCGCGACTTGAGTTAATGTCGAGACCGGATATACCGGCAAACGTAAATGATTCAATTGTAAAGCAATACCTGGGAATTATTCATCTTGCCTTTGGCGTTGATACCATGGACGAAGTTGACAGGAAAGCCGAAGAGCTGAAGAATGCGGGTTTTCAAATCTTATCGGGTCCGCGCAAAACTGGTGATGGTTACTACGAATTTGAAACCCTTGACCCGGATAACAATCGGATTGAGGTAACCACTATTTTTCGCTGATTAGTTTTTCCCCAGACTTGGAATTGAAAGTGTAAATTCGGTTCCTTTTCCCGGTTCACTTTTTACTTGAATGGTACCCTGAATTTTATCAACAGCTTCTTTTACAATGTAAAGCCCAAGCCCTGAACCGACACCTTTTGTGGAGGCCCGATAGAACATTTCAAATATTTTGGGAAGTGAACTGGATTCAATCCCCTCTCCATTATCGGAAATTCGTATTTCAGCTTCCTTTTCATTGGCCATCACCCGAACTTCAATGGTCGGGTTTTCTTTGGTCATGTCGGCATATTTGATTGCATTGGAAAGCAGGTTATTGAAAATGATGTTCAACCGACTGGGTGCACTATAGAATTTTCCAGTTTGCTTCACATCCACCACACGCCAGATGCGCTCCATGTTATCCATGAATTGAAGCTGCTCAAGGGCACTGTTAACCAGTGATTCAAAATGCACAGGCTCCACCTCTACCTGAAGGCGTGTGTTGCGGGAATGATCAACAATATCTTTGATAAACTGGTCAAGACGCAACAAGCTTTTCTTTTTCAGATCGAGTAGCCGCTCCAGACTTTGCGGATCTTTTTCCATCCGTGCAATTTCAACAAGCCCCAATAACGATGATATGGGTGCACGTAAATCATGCGAAGCGGAATAAACAAATCGATCCAGTTCCGCATTGATTTTTACCAGTTCTTCATTTCGTTCTTCAAGTGCTTTCTGGCTTGCTTTGCGTTCGGTAATATCACTTTCGATAGCAATGAATTGCGTTACCTTACCTTGATTGTCGCGTATGGGCTGTACCTCAATACTTACCCAGTACGGTTTGCCTTCTTTGGTATAATTAATCAATTCAACTTCTTTGAAGCCTTCGCCTTTGCGAAGATTCTCCCGCATCATTTGCGCTGCTTTCGGATCAGATTCCGGTCCGCGTAGAAAATGCCCGGGTTTACGCCCGATAATTTCTTCAAGTTTATAACCGGTTGTGCGTTCAAAGGCAGGATTAACCCATTCAATTTCGCCTGCAGCGTTAGCGATCACCACCATGTTAGTGGTATTGTTAGCCACCAGGGCCAGGCGTTTATTTTCCTGCTCGGTTTGTTTGCGTTTGCTGATGTCCCGAACTATGGCAAGTATCTGTACATCACCCTCCAGGTCGAGCCGATTAAGTGAAACCTCGGCCTGAAAAGGTGTACCATCAAGCCGGATGTGCATCCACTCAAAAAATTGCGGTTCGCCTTGAAGCACCGCATTGATTTTCTCCATAGCTGCTTCTTCCGAAGTACGGCCATCAGGTTGATGAGCGGGTGAAAATCGGTAGGGAGTTTGACCAACTATATCTTCTTTCTTACATTGAAAAATGCGAAGGGTGGCATCATTACAATCCGTAAAGGTCTTGTAATCCATGGTAAAGATGGCATCATGGGCGGTGTTGAACAGGGTTCGCAACCGAAACTCATTCTTTCGAAGCGTTTCTTCCACACGGTGCAAGGCTTCCAGATCGGTACCCGGCAGATCAGCACGATTAAGCACATCTTCAGACATGAACCCAAGTTTGACGTTTTTGGGCACCTGAAAAAGGAACATTTTGCTTTTTCCTTACATGCGCGAATCAATACCGCTCATACCAATCAAAATGCTGATGTATGATGTGGTTCTTTTCCTTTTTTACATAGTTTAGATAAGCCTGAGCAACAGGTGAAAACTTTTTGTTTTTCAGCCAAATAAGTTGCCACTTAGACGTTATCGGAAATCCTTTAACAGGTATGATGTGCAGGTCGCCATTGCTTAGTTCATCCTTAAGGCCAATAAGCGGCATAACGGATGAACCGAGTCCTGCAATTACGGCTTGCTTTACGGCTTCATTTGACGTGAGTTCCATTTTTTTGCGGGCATGAATGCCATGCAACCGGAAATACTTTTCCATGGTTTGACGCGTACCCGATCCCGTTTCCCGATAGATCAGCGGAAGTGTTTCGAAAATCTTTTTGGTATGCGTTTTCTTGTCGGCTTTTGTTTCATGATTGGTAACCAGGTAAAGTTTGTTTTGCATGAGCTCGATACCATCTACCTGAATATTTTTCGGCAATACCGATACGAGCGAAAAGTCAACTTCGTTATTCTCAAGGCTTTCAATTACCCGCTCCTTGTTGGAAACATCAAGCAGTAATTCCACATCCGTATGCTGACGCAGAAAGCCGGTTAAAAAGTAAGGCATTACATATTTTCCGGTTGAGACGACTGAAATACGCAGGCTTCCGGTAAGCTTTCCTTTAAAGGCTTGAAGTCGCTGGTTAATTCCGTTTACTTCATTTAAAATGGTTTCAGCAGATTTGGCAATTTCCTTTCCGAAATCAGTGATGAAGAGTTGGCGCCCAATTACTTCGGTTAGGGGTACATCAAATTGATCCTGAAAATTTTTCAGTTGTATCGAAACAGCCGGCTGTGTGAGGTGAAGGGCTTCGGCAGCTTTGGTAATGCTTTTCGTCTCCGTGATTTTCAGAAAGATTTGAAGTTGATGGAGCGTATAATTCATAAGAATACTTAATGTTATCTATTACAAAAATAAATAAAAATTTATGATTCCGGTTATGGATTTTTGCAGCGGTTAATACAACAACTATGAAGACGAAACACCAGATTAAATTAATTGATGGAAATTTTCATCCGAAAGATGCCGCCCGTGTATTGATGCAGTTAATCAGTGACAAAATTAATTACCACAATGTTGAGATGCTTTCAATTTATGAACATTTTAACGGAGATGTTTCTAACTCTGTTAAAAGGAT contains these protein-coding regions:
- a CDS encoding amidohydrolase family protein, which produces MKKFALLFTGFFLCLLLSCTDRNPKADRIILNADIWTGDQSNPSAQAMAIAGDSLLAVVSNAEIEKYIGPNTEVIDLNGAFVTPGFIDSHVHFLMGGFNLSGVQLRDAKTKEEFISRIKAFAETVPAGTWILGGDWDHENWGGELPTRQWIDAVTPDHPVWITRLDGHMSLANTAALTAAGVDRAVKDVEGGTIVRDANGNLTGIFKDNATNIVDRHVPEPSPEQVDNALQAAMKYVASFGVTSVHHMAGHIDALERARKSNNMITRIYAMYPISQWEVLNEKIAREGRGDKWLKVGGLKGFVDGSLGSHTAAFFEPFTDAPSDTGLWVNTPEQLYTWISAADKAGLQLMVHAIGDRAINTLLNIYERVERENGSKDRRFRIEHAQHIAHQDIPRFAALNVIPSMQPYHAIDDGRWAEKVIGPERIKTTYAFKSLFDAGAMVAFGSDWFVAPPTPLEGIYAAVTRRTLDDQNPDGWVPEQKITVEQALIAYTRNAAYASFDEKLKGTLTPGKLADFVVLSEDLRTVAPDQIRNVRVLNTWVGGKEVFRAE
- a CDS encoding cation diffusion facilitator family transporter, which codes for MAHHHHHSSGKNLRAAFLLNAGFTIFELIGGFYVNSVAIISDAVHDLGDCLSLGTAWYLDAKSKKAASQSFSFGYRRFSLLGALINSIVLIIGSVFVIQAAIGRILSPESSNAQGMFVFALVGVAVNGYAAWKTSSGKTLNERIVTWHLLEDVLGWVAVLIVSVVLMFVENHYLDPALSLVITLFILWNVGKRLKETLFLFLQGHPVDINQKEIEDKILQIDYVDSLHHTHIWSLDGEHHVFTTHVRLKSGVSISELLMVKNRIKELMKNYPFEHFTIETELNNEYCALE
- a CDS encoding VOC family protein, translating into MTLEHVAIWTQNLEQLKDFYVTYFGGLPNEKYNNPQKQFSSYFIRFKSGARLELMSRPDIPANVNDSIVKQYLGIIHLAFGVDTMDEVDRKAEELKNAGFQILSGPRKTGDGYYEFETLDPDNNRIEVTTIFR
- a CDS encoding PAS domain S-box protein, with the translated sequence MSEDVLNRADLPGTDLEALHRVEETLRKNEFRLRTLFNTAHDAIFTMDYKTFTDCNDATLRIFQCKKEDIVGQTPYRFSPAHQPDGRTSEEAAMEKINAVLQGEPQFFEWMHIRLDGTPFQAEVSLNRLDLEGDVQILAIVRDISKRKQTEQENKRLALVANNTTNMVVIANAAGEIEWVNPAFERTTGYKLEEIIGRKPGHFLRGPESDPKAAQMMRENLRKGEGFKEVELINYTKEGKPYWVSIEVQPIRDNQGKVTQFIAIESDITERKASQKALEERNEELVKINAELDRFVYSASHDLRAPISSLLGLVEIARMEKDPQSLERLLDLKKKSLLRLDQFIKDIVDHSRNTRLQVEVEPVHFESLVNSALEQLQFMDNMERIWRVVDVKQTGKFYSAPSRLNIIFNNLLSNAIKYADMTKENPTIEVRVMANEKEAEIRISDNGEGIESSSLPKIFEMFYRASTKGVGSGLGLYIVKEAVDKIQGTIQVKSEPGKGTEFTLSIPSLGKN
- a CDS encoding LysR family transcriptional regulator, whose translation is MNYTLHQLQIFLKITETKSITKAAEALHLTQPAVSIQLKNFQDQFDVPLTEVIGRQLFITDFGKEIAKSAETILNEVNGINQRLQAFKGKLTGSLRISVVSTGKYVMPYFLTGFLRQHTDVELLLDVSNKERVIESLENNEVDFSLVSVLPKNIQVDGIELMQNKLYLVTNHETKADKKTHTKKIFETLPLIYRETGSGTRQTMEKYFRLHGIHARKKMELTSNEAVKQAVIAGLGSSVMPLIGLKDELSNGDLHIIPVKGFPITSKWQLIWLKNKKFSPVAQAYLNYVKKEKNHIIHQHFDWYERY